CGGTCCGCGCGTTTGACTGGCAACTGCGTCCGTGGTGGCTTCTGCTCTCCGCCGTCCTGATGTGGCTGGATTTTGTCCTGCTGTTTCATCTGTGGCGCATCGTACTGGCGGCGATCAGCGGACACCGTCTGCGCTTCGCCGCGGCCTACCGCATTCTGACGCTGTCGAATCTCGGCAAATATGTCCCCGGGAAAATCTGGACGATCGCGGGGATGGTCTATCTGGTCGGGGATGAAGGTGTCCCGCCCAAACCGGCGTTGGTGTCATCGGCCCTGCATCAGGCGTTCACGCTGGTGCCGGGGGCGGCGTTTGTCACTGCGATCCTCGGCGTGCGCATCTGGGGCGATCTGTCGCCGACCGCGGTGCTGGTGGCGCTGTCGGTGGGCGTGATCCTGCTGTATCCGCCGTTGTTCCGCCGACTGCTGAACTTTGGGTTGTCGATTTTCGGGCGCGAGCCGATCGAGTTTGAGTTGAGTTTCGGACGGGCGTTCGGATTGTTCTGGCTCTACATCGGCGCGTGGATTCTGTATGGCGCATCGTTCTGGTGCATGAATATCGGCATCGGCCTCCCGGCCGGACCGTTCTGGGAAGTGAGCGCGGCCTACGCGGCGGCCTATCTGGTGGGCTTTGTCGCGCTGTTTGCGCCGGGCGGGCTGGGTGTGCGCGAGGGCATCCTCGCGGTGGTCCTCGGTCCCTACCTGCCGGCAGGATTGGGCGCGGCGGTCGCGGTGGTCTCGCGGTTGTGGATGACCGTGGTCGAGCTGGCCGGCCTCGTGCCGGTGTTGTTCGGGTACGGCAAACGAAAATCCTAGGAGGTCGGACATTCCCGTCTGACCTGCCATCGCCGATTGGGGGGCGGCTTTTTTGCCCCCGAGCGGCGATGGCAATGCGCGGAAAGGTTGCCCTGCCGCATCTATCGACCCGCACTCACGAGGCGATGGACAGACAGGAATGTCTGTCCTCCTGAAAAGCGATTTCAAATGCGAAATAGGAGGTCGGACATTCTTGTCTGACCTGCCATCGCCGATTGGGGGCGGCTTTATCGCCCCCGAGCGGCGATGGCATTCTGCGGCAGGGCGGCCCTCACCCCGCCTGTTTCGGGGCGATCCAGGAGGGGTCTTTGCAGATGGCCATGATTTCGGCGCGGTCGTCATCGGTGGGGAGAACCGATTTGACGTAGTCGTCCCATTCCTCCGGCTTGACGCGGTTGCCGTGGATGTCATACGGCTCGTTGGCGTAGCTGCCGACCGAGCGGTTGAACTTCAGCGACGGGACCATCAGCTTCTCGGAGTTCTGCGGCAGGAGGGCGTTGAGCTGGTCGAAGAGCCCCTGGATTTCGGCGAAGTACAGTTCGCGCGAGTGTTCGTTCAGGTTCTCCATGTCGCGGAATTCGCTGTCGTGCTGGTCGAAGCGTCCCTTGAGGCCCCAGACATAGGCCCAGTGCGCGGAGCTGGAATGATCGGTGCCGAAGAGATCGTAGGCGGTCGGCACCCACTTGTTGATGTACTTCTGGATCAGGCGCACCGGCATCTTGCCGGCGCGGCAGATGCGCTTGAGTCCGTTGTGCCCGGTGCCGAGGTGGAAAGCCTCCTCCTTGAGCATCGGCCCCATCGAACGCGCCAGCGGGGCGAAGGCCGAATGCGACAGCATGGTCAGTTGGTACTTGCCGTCGCGGTCGATGAATTCGGTGTAGACGAAAAAATCGAGCCAGTGGTCGACGTTTTCGTTGAACGAGCCGAGGAGCCGTCCCTGCTGATCGGCCGAGCGCTGGAGCATCTTCTCCGACTCGACTTTGCCGGAGGTCCCGAAATGGTTAATCATGACATGGCACATCTGCCAGCCATGGCGCATCTCCTCGCGCATGACACGGATGAGACTTTTCAGGTCGTGCTCGCTGGGGGCGGTGTTGACGAGGTAGCGCTGCTGCTCGACCGAGCCGAATTCGGTGTCGCCCTGCACGATCACCAGTTGCAGGAGGGCGTCGCGCATCCGCTGGTCGGGGATTTCGATCACTTTCTCGAACTTGCGCCGTCCGGCGAAGTCGCCGAACTCGACTTCGGGCGAATGCAGGTCGCCGTAGAGGGCTTCAAATTTGTATTCCTCGACCGTCTCCCGGTCCAGCCCCAGCCCTTCCTGCCAGCCGCGAAAAATGTCAATCCAGTCGTCGAAGGTGCTGACACGTCCCATTTGCCATTTCCCTTCCCGATGATCGTTGGGCGTTCAACGCGCGCGGCGCGCGCAACAATCCTGACAATAATTGTACGGCACCGCGGGGGAGCGGACAACGGTTTTTGCCGCCGGTGACACAGGCGACGGATGGGCGGGAATATGTTGCGGGATCATCGGTAATGGGGCTCAGGCGCGGGGGGGAGCGGCTCCGACAGCGCGTCCGGGATTTCGCTTGATTCCGGTCGGAGGCCGTCCCTATCATGGCGTTTCGTTTTTTGCGGGTGTAAGTGCCCGTCGGACAAAACGGTAGCGAAAGGAATCGTCCTCATGCACGTCGTGAAGTCACGCTGGCTGGCATTGGCCGTCCTCTGCCTTTCCCTCGTTTATTTCGCCGGTTGCCAGATAGACGGCTCAACCGGGACGACTGGCGCACTGACCCATGTAAGGGTGTCACCGGACTTGAACCTGCATGCAGCCCCAGAGGGTTATATGTACCAACTCTGGCTGGTTACTTTCCAGATCAATGAGGTCGACACTTCGGTCACACCGGAAGAGCCGGTTTCATTGGCGCGCTTCCGGTGGGATCCGTACCTTTACGCGGCCAGTGATGAGAATGGGGAGTTTCTCCCCCTGACCACTGGGAACGGGATGCCGATCGGATTTGACGTAACGCCGTATCTCCAGGGCATCAATCCTGTGGCCTTCATCACGTTGGAGCCCATCAACGACCCGCATCCAGATGCGCCGGATGGACCATTCCATTTAGTGTTCAATATCAATCCTCAATCGGGCCGGGCCGTGCTCATCAATCCGTTTGCACTCGTGCCCTTACTGACTCAGACTCCCCCGATCGTGAGCTTTAACCTGATCTCCCAGTCGAACAAGAAGGGCATCCCCGGCGCTCAGTGGCGCGACAACGAGACCGAGGGGCAGGGCATCTGGTTTGCCAATCCGCGCTTGGAGGACGAGACGACGCTGGACAGCGCCGGCGGATGGGACGCCTACATCAAGACTTTTGTGCCGCCGTCGGGAGGCGCCTACAACTACGTCGTTTGGATCGGACGCGCCCATCCCGAGAGTTCGTTCTCGAACTTCGGCCTGGTGATGCCGCAACGCGAGCCAGACTTCGAGTTCCGCGACGGCAATCCGTCGCACGCCCCCGGCAAGTACGGTCCGGATGATCCGATCCCGCTCGCTCCGGGAGTCATTCACCAGGGTGTCGAATTGGGCGAGGATCCGGTGATAATCGACGGCGAAGTCGTCGGCTACCG
This bacterium DNA region includes the following protein-coding sequences:
- a CDS encoding Phenylacetic acid catabolic protein, whose amino-acid sequence is MGRVSTFDDWIDIFRGWQEGLGLDRETVEEYKFEALYGDLHSPEVEFGDFAGRRKFEKVIEIPDQRMRDALLQLVIVQGDTEFGSVEQQRYLVNTAPSEHDLKSLIRVMREEMRHGWQMCHVMINHFGTSGKVESEKMLQRSADQQGRLLGSFNENVDHWLDFFVYTEFIDRDGKYQLTMLSHSAFAPLARSMGPMLKEEAFHLGTGHNGLKRICRAGKMPVRLIQKYINKWVPTAYDLFGTDHSSSAHWAYVWGLKGRFDQHDSEFRDMENLNEHSRELYFAEIQGLFDQLNALLPQNSEKLMVPSLKFNRSVGSYANEPYDIHGNRVKPEEWDDYVKSVLPTDDDRAEIMAICKDPSWIAPKQAG
- a CDS encoding lysylphosphatidylglycerol synthase domain-containing protein, whose product is MAGTKSGTWRAVIGGALTVVISVFVIRALVAQWDAVRAFDWQLRPWWLLLSAVLMWLDFVLLFHLWRIVLAAISGHRLRFAAAYRILTLSNLGKYVPGKIWTIAGMVYLVGDEGVPPKPALVSSALHQAFTLVPGAAFVTAILGVRIWGDLSPTAVLVALSVGVILLYPPLFRRLLNFGLSIFGREPIEFELSFGRAFGLFWLYIGAWILYGASFWCMNIGIGLPAGPFWEVSAAYAAAYLVGFVALFAPGGLGVREGILAVVLGPYLPAGLGAAVAVVSRLWMTVVELAGLVPVLFGYGKRKS